From the genome of Nitrosomonas sp. Is79A3:
CGACCGGTTGTCTCATATGTCAAATTGTCTTTTGAACCTTGCACACAGAATTACGAAATTTCCTGTTGTTTCAGAATGTAAATCCTCTCCGCAAAGTCAGCGGATCGTATAGAGGGCAATTAATGGCTGTTCTTATGAATTGGTAGCCCCGGAAATTTTGATACCTTTTACGCAAATACAGGAATTGTAGTTATCGGCTAACGATTATTGTTAATAGGAGATTAATACCATGAGCGTAGCAAAAGAGAACGATCAGGAATCCGGCAAAAGAATTGGAAATGTAATTAATTCGATTTACCAAATTGATAATACAACGCCAATGTTTGTTGGTAGTTATACATGGAATGGCCAATTTTTCTGGAGTGACAGCCTTACGAGCTATACCATTAAAATTGATGAAAATCTTGCATTGTCCTTTGATGAAGCGGTGATGGCGGGTAGCGGTGATATTGTCATCTCTAATGGTTCGGACACGCGTACTATTGCTATTAATGATGCCAGTCAGGTCACATTTAACGAGTATGGTGAAGTAACGATCAACCCGACAGCGGACTTGATTCCTAACACCAAATACCATGTTACGATGACCAGTGGTGTCATCAGGGATACAGCAGGAAACTCCTTTTCCGGTATCAGCGATCAAACCACACTTAATTTCACGACGATCGCCTCTGATCCACTGCTGCTCGGCAACGGTTGGGACAGCTCCGCTGCGCTATTTGGCCCTCAGGAGTTCAAAATTGATGACACTTTTAAACTATACTTTGATGAGGAAGTAGTGGCAGGTAGTGGTGATATTATCATTTCTAATGGCTCGGATACGCGTACTATCGCTATCAATGATGTCAGTCAAGTCACTTACTCCGATGAGTCGCATCGCACGGTAAGCATCAATCCGCTAGAAGACTTGATTCCGAATACCACCTACAGTGTCCAGATTGCCAGTGGCGTCATCAGGGATACAGCAGGCAATTCCTATGCGGGTACCAGCAATGCTAATCCACTCAATTACACATCCGTCGCATCAAATCCACTCCTGGTATGGAGCAATCCACAAGATGATTCAACCTTAAAGCTTGATGACAATATCACATTATACTTTGATGAAGAAGTGGCGGCTGGCATCGGCAATATTGTCATCTCTAACGGTTTGGATACACGTACTATCGCCATTAATGATGCAAGTCAGGTTGCGTTTAGTAACAGTAAAATGGGCAACACCATTACTATCAATCCGACAGCGGATTTGATCCCTAACACCACCTACAGTATCCAGATGGGCAGTGACGTTATTACAGATACAGCGGGCAATGCCTATGCAGGTATCAGTGATACTACTATGCTTAACTTCACAACTTTGTCCTCTAATCCACTCCTGATACAGAGCAATCCATGGGATGAGTCATTCATCGGGGTTAGTAACAATATTTTTTTACTTTTTGATGAAGACGTAATTGCAGGCAATGGTCATATTATTATCTCCAACGGATCAGACACACGTAATATAGCCATTCATGACACCAATCAAGTCACGTTTGATGGATATGGTGCCGTCATCATCAATCTAGCGACGGATTTGGTTACTAACACGGCCTACAATATCCAAATGGCCAGCGGTGTCATTATGGATACAGAAGGGAATCCTTATGAAGGTATTAACGATGAAACTACATTAAAATTCACTACCATAGATGATACTGGCGGCGCCACATACGCAGACCTAATAGGAATCCAAGTTTTACAGACTTGAACTTTACGTTGATAGGCTCCTGAAAGATTCTGTTGTTGTAAGTATCTCATCAAAACAATCAGCGGAGGTCTTCTGTTATACCTGGCCGAGCTACTCCTGATTAATTTCACTCGCTTTGATGACAGTACTATCATTTGAATAGAAATTCTGGATGCTATTGATACTAATAGTTTTAATAGAAGAATTCTCACTCTGGCTGAAATTTACAACAGGAAATGAAAAAGAAGATGACAGTGCCTAACACTGGTATTTCATTGTCTGCTCTGCTGCAAGCGGCTATTCAATGCCATCAAGCCGGAAGGCTTCAGGAAGCAGAAAAGCATTGCCTGCGTATTTGCACTGTCGCTCCTAATCTCCCGGATGCTTTGCATTTGCTTGCGATTATCTATGCG
Proteins encoded in this window:
- a CDS encoding Ig-like domain-containing protein; translation: MSVAKENDQESGKRIGNVINSIYQIDNTTPMFVGSYTWNGQFFWSDSLTSYTIKIDENLALSFDEAVMAGSGDIVISNGSDTRTIAINDASQVTFNEYGEVTINPTADLIPNTKYHVTMTSGVIRDTAGNSFSGISDQTTLNFTTIASDPLLLGNGWDSSAALFGPQEFKIDDTFKLYFDEEVVAGSGDIIISNGSDTRTIAINDVSQVTYSDESHRTVSINPLEDLIPNTTYSVQIASGVIRDTAGNSYAGTSNANPLNYTSVASNPLLVWSNPQDDSTLKLDDNITLYFDEEVAAGIGNIVISNGLDTRTIAINDASQVAFSNSKMGNTITINPTADLIPNTTYSIQMGSDVITDTAGNAYAGISDTTMLNFTTLSSNPLLIQSNPWDESFIGVSNNIFLLFDEDVIAGNGHIIISNGSDTRNIAIHDTNQVTFDGYGAVIINLATDLVTNTAYNIQMASGVIMDTEGNPYEGINDETTLKFTTIDDTGGATYADLIGIQVLQT